One window of Botrimarina mediterranea genomic DNA carries:
- a CDS encoding ABC transporter permease has protein sequence MASPSFIASFARWRRTVALSVKSLLLHPMRSGLTVLGILIGVLSVVWLLAIGEGISQASQEQIASLGAKNIIVRTVKPTGDDYDGAGYGVTRDDYVKLQTTLSTLESAVPIREMSCEFRVGRRALEGRLVGVTPEYREIARLNLSAGRFLSDGDGLTERNHCVISGEVADTLYPTGNAIGELIQVDHEFYEVVGVCEPRSASAGIGGSLAAEDYSKDVYIPLQTMWRRLGDQIIQITPGQFRRDLIQLSQVTLRVAEADDVLPTADLVRETIAGDHPLVDYAVTVPMELLEQANTTRLMFMLLLGLIAAISLVVGGIGIMNIMLATVTERTREIGIRRALGAKRRDIVGQFLTESVVLSIVGGGLGVIGGLFCRPVAVGLRYQLERWIPEQMAAVPDLVRNVEPQVVPWSIPLSLGISVVVGVAFGVYPAIRAARLDPIEALRHD, from the coding sequence ATGGCTAGCCCCAGTTTTATCGCGTCTTTCGCTCGCTGGCGCCGTACGGTGGCGCTCAGTGTGAAGAGCCTGTTATTGCATCCGATGCGCAGTGGGCTGACGGTGCTGGGCATTTTGATCGGCGTGCTAAGCGTTGTGTGGCTGCTGGCGATTGGTGAGGGGATCAGCCAGGCTTCGCAGGAGCAGATCGCTTCGCTCGGCGCGAAGAACATCATCGTTCGCACGGTGAAGCCCACCGGCGACGACTATGACGGCGCGGGGTACGGCGTCACACGCGACGACTATGTGAAGCTACAAACGACGCTCTCGACGCTCGAGTCGGCGGTGCCGATCCGCGAGATGAGTTGCGAGTTCCGCGTCGGCCGGCGGGCGCTCGAGGGGCGGCTCGTGGGCGTGACGCCCGAGTACCGTGAGATCGCGAGGCTGAACCTCAGCGCGGGGCGGTTCCTCTCCGACGGCGATGGCCTTACCGAGCGCAACCACTGCGTCATCTCGGGAGAGGTGGCCGACACGCTCTACCCGACCGGCAATGCGATCGGCGAGTTGATCCAGGTCGATCACGAGTTCTACGAGGTCGTCGGCGTTTGCGAGCCGCGGTCCGCTTCGGCGGGGATCGGCGGCTCGCTGGCGGCGGAGGATTATTCGAAGGACGTCTACATCCCGCTGCAAACCATGTGGCGACGCCTGGGCGATCAGATCATTCAGATCACGCCGGGCCAGTTCCGCCGCGACTTGATCCAGTTGTCGCAGGTGACGCTGCGCGTCGCCGAGGCGGACGACGTGCTGCCGACGGCGGACCTCGTGCGCGAGACGATCGCCGGCGACCACCCGCTAGTGGACTACGCCGTCACGGTGCCGATGGAGCTGCTCGAACAGGCGAACACGACGCGGCTGATGTTCATGCTGCTGCTGGGGCTGATCGCGGCGATCTCGCTGGTGGTTGGCGGCATCGGCATCATGAACATCATGCTCGCCACCGTCACCGAGCGGACGCGCGAGATCGGCATCCGCCGCGCGCTAGGCGCCAAGCGACGCGACATCGTCGGGCAGTTTCTGACCGAGAGCGTGGTGCTGTCGATCGTTGGCGGCGGGCTAGGCGTTATCGGCGGGCTCTTTTGCCGGCCGGTAGCGGTGGGTCTGCGTTACCAGCTCGAACGCTGGATTCCCGAGCAGATGGCGGCGGTGCCGGACCTGGTGCGCAATGTCGAGCCGCAGGTCGTGCCGTGGTCGATCCCCCTGTCGCTTGGGATCTCGGTGGTTGTCGGCGTGGCGTTCGGGGTTTACCCTGCGATCCGTGCGGCGCGGCTCGATCCGATCGAAGCATTGCGGCACGACTGA
- a CDS encoding ABC transporter ATP-binding protein, translating to MTASAAAPPPRSDTRLAVSIRDLKKEYVLAGGTVHALRGVSFDVPNGDFVSIMGPSGSGKSTLLNLLGCLDRPTAGEFFLGPDNVARMSDDELADVRATRLGFVFQSFNLLPALTVVENIELPLHYSGRFGVESRHRCEELAGKVGLGDRLDHRPMQLSGGQQQRVAIARSLVNDPWFLLADEPTGNLDTSTTREILGLLTGLNQEGRTIILVTHEPEVADLTKRTVVLRDGRVVYDGPPDGSRAALESSRQV from the coding sequence ATGACAGCCTCGGCAGCAGCTCCCCCGCCACGCAGCGATACGCGGCTTGCGGTCAGCATCCGTGACCTCAAGAAGGAGTACGTGCTGGCCGGCGGCACGGTGCACGCGCTGCGAGGCGTGTCGTTCGACGTTCCCAATGGTGACTTCGTTTCGATCATGGGGCCGAGCGGTTCGGGCAAGAGCACGCTGCTGAACCTGCTGGGCTGCCTCGACCGGCCGACGGCGGGCGAGTTCTTCCTGGGGCCCGACAACGTGGCCCGGATGAGCGACGACGAGCTCGCCGACGTCCGCGCCACCCGGCTGGGCTTTGTCTTCCAGTCGTTCAACCTGCTGCCGGCGTTGACCGTCGTGGAGAACATCGAGCTTCCGCTGCACTACAGCGGCCGCTTTGGCGTCGAGAGTCGTCACCGCTGCGAAGAGCTAGCCGGGAAGGTAGGCCTGGGCGACCGCCTCGATCACCGCCCGATGCAGCTCTCCGGCGGCCAACAGCAACGCGTGGCGATCGCCCGCAGCTTGGTGAACGATCCGTGGTTTCTGTTGGCGGACGAACCGACCGGAAACCTCGACACGTCCACGACGCGCGAAATCCTTGGCCTGCTAACGGGCCTCAACCAAGAGGGCCGCACGATCATCCTTGTCACGCACGAACCCGAGGTAGCCGACCTGACGAAGCGCACCGTGGTGCTGCGAGACGGCCGCGTCGTCTACGACGGCCCGCCCGACGGCAGCCGCGCGGCGCTGGAGTCGAGCCGGCAGGTTTAA
- a CDS encoding efflux RND transporter periplasmic adaptor subunit, whose translation MKRPTAIAKRPSQRRGGAAVWLLVLVGLASAGGYAWWRSVEAQKAAAAMTDAVLHKVDRQDFSLQITERGEIQSAGGVEVKSEVKTLGAAGISILRIIPEGTQVEPGDFLVELDSSSLQNDRLLQQINFNTAEASVIEAQNLYDTAVIAVKEYVNGLFVQEKQTIESEIFVAEEDLSRAKEYVEYSKRLAGKGYVSELQLQADRFAVENAQKALDAAKTKLMVLEDYTRAKTVKTLESDAAIAQAKLKSLQNSYQLESDKLRDIEDQIAKCVITAPAAGTVIYAHGDRPQGGGGGGTEFVVEEGAAIRERQTIIRLPDVSSMQVVVDINESLIQHVKEGMPAAVKLVGGDGKVLKGRVSKVNQYAEPTNWRRANVKDYKAYVAIESEPGQLKTGMTASVTISAMYVPDSIVTPVQSVYAHGDKLYCFVQEGDAVVPKEVTVGPTNDRFFVVESGLDVNDEVALNPRALASQVALPEISADEKQQAVDNGADWRKLQEEQQEPKPAATASAGERTTAAKTSKSTAGVGQGG comes from the coding sequence ATGAAGCGTCCAACCGCCATTGCCAAACGCCCTTCGCAACGCCGTGGCGGCGCCGCGGTGTGGCTGTTGGTGCTGGTAGGGCTGGCGAGCGCCGGAGGGTATGCGTGGTGGCGTTCGGTCGAGGCCCAGAAGGCCGCGGCGGCGATGACCGATGCGGTGCTCCACAAGGTGGACCGCCAGGACTTCTCGCTGCAGATCACCGAGCGCGGCGAGATCCAGTCGGCCGGCGGCGTCGAGGTGAAGTCCGAGGTGAAGACGCTCGGCGCCGCGGGGATCTCGATCCTGCGGATCATCCCCGAGGGGACGCAGGTCGAGCCCGGCGACTTTCTCGTGGAGCTCGATTCCTCGTCCTTGCAGAACGACCGCTTGCTGCAGCAGATCAACTTCAACACGGCCGAGGCCTCCGTCATCGAGGCGCAAAACCTCTACGACACGGCCGTCATCGCGGTGAAGGAGTACGTCAACGGCCTGTTCGTTCAAGAGAAGCAGACGATCGAGAGCGAGATCTTCGTGGCCGAGGAGGACCTCAGCCGGGCGAAGGAGTACGTCGAGTATAGCAAGCGGCTGGCGGGCAAGGGCTACGTTAGCGAGCTGCAATTGCAGGCCGACCGTTTCGCCGTCGAGAACGCCCAGAAGGCCCTCGATGCGGCCAAGACGAAGCTGATGGTGCTGGAAGACTACACCAGGGCGAAGACCGTCAAGACGCTCGAGTCCGACGCCGCGATCGCCCAGGCGAAACTCAAGTCGTTACAGAACAGCTACCAGCTGGAGAGCGACAAGCTCCGCGACATCGAGGACCAGATCGCCAAGTGCGTGATCACGGCGCCGGCCGCGGGGACCGTCATCTACGCCCACGGCGACCGGCCGCAGGGGGGCGGCGGTGGGGGCACCGAGTTTGTCGTGGAGGAGGGCGCTGCGATCCGCGAACGCCAGACGATCATCCGCTTGCCGGACGTGTCGTCGATGCAGGTGGTAGTGGATATCAACGAATCGCTGATCCAGCACGTCAAAGAAGGGATGCCGGCGGCGGTGAAGCTCGTTGGCGGCGACGGCAAAGTGCTGAAGGGCCGCGTATCGAAGGTCAACCAGTACGCCGAGCCGACAAACTGGCGCCGCGCGAACGTCAAGGACTACAAAGCCTACGTCGCCATCGAATCGGAGCCCGGCCAGCTCAAGACGGGCATGACGGCGAGCGTGACGATCAGCGCGATGTACGTCCCCGACTCGATCGTGACGCCGGTGCAGTCGGTCTACGCCCATGGCGACAAGCTCTATTGCTTTGTCCAGGAGGGCGATGCCGTTGTGCCGAAGGAGGTGACGGTTGGACCGACCAACGACCGCTTCTTCGTCGTCGAGTCGGGTCTCGATGTGAACGACGAGGTCGCTCTCAACCCGCGGGCGCTGGCGAGCCAGGTGGCGCTGCCGGAGATCTCCGCCGACGAGAAGCAGCAAGCGGTCGATAACGGCGCCGACTGGCGGAAGCTCCAAGAAGAGCAACAAGAGCCAAAGCCCGCCGCCACGGCCTCCGCCGGTGAAAGAACAACCGCGGCGAAGACGTCGAAATCAACCGCCGGCGTAGGGCAGGGCGGATGA
- a CDS encoding TolC family protein has translation MTGCTDSAAFNGSPVKQAGVGRRCFEKHVGYAGMQTGVAEGAARPSSRSRDILFTTLLRIVCVAAMLAPLAGCSRSKARLRADRDAYELLDQKSTVAGGDIGDYRITVDPRSRMFDEESPDCPPMPPDDPTSHHYMMQVDGKNGAKYWKKAPRTPWVDPPNWRATLPLDEQGRLVLDTTAAVRLGLINDPDYQNELEELYLSALDVSFERFRFDAQLFGGAAVDYVAQGRVASGTGESSSQLFVSPSSRTLGPATPNRWRVQRLTAFGGEMVVGLANTLVWQFSGPNDYTSRTLLDFSIVQPLLRNGGRIRVLERLTVAERALLANVRSMERFRREYYMNVVTGRFAGGGPQRRGGLLGGAGLSGFAGVNLQVGNFGGGFFGGGGGNQGVAGAAAAGGYLGLLQQAKVLSNQRANVAALRDSTLQLVASYDAGRIDRFQVDLARQALFNAQSQLLRAEADYQTSLDAFKVELGLPPDLELVVADPLLEPFNLLSPEVTDLQNKVATVLLVGNEAIDAASESATPEALVDPEAERLADDVETPIAGPTLPPPPPTEPELVPAETPEGVIANNVDPLVAEAEAQFAIVESDLGKLLAVLPDRREHLVVIGDRPEVRDAQIDLALFDPVALDERVQSIEADIVAWRQMLDELKADMAGATSDERNTLLRRLSSMLLELSILQARTRLDALDITPTELTPEQALEIARANRRDWANARAALVDAWRLIHFNANNLLSAVDLVFSGDLANVGDNPLEFRDTNGRLRVGVEFDSPTSRLAERNVYRQSLIEYQQARRSYYQFVDQIYQGLRSTLRQIRLNEVNFELRREAVLVAIAQVDLTQLRLSEPPKPGASEQFNNTTARDLVQALGDLLNAQNDLLSVWVNNRVQRYNLELDLGVMLVDNEGLRVDIGESLDVFVPTGRSCPGGGDVSPLPPMGPSLLPPDIVQEMQQEFGELVNPAAGGASSGGGEAANTPAGGDAETDAEIPQNNLTMPQLSLGFSHQKAHNS, from the coding sequence GTGACCGGTTGTACCGATTCTGCCGCTTTTAACGGTTCGCCCGTCAAGCAGGCAGGCGTTGGGCGTCGATGCTTCGAGAAGCACGTCGGCTACGCCGGCATGCAAACGGGGGTCGCCGAGGGGGCGGCCCGGCCTTCGTCACGAAGCCGGGACATCTTGTTCACAACGCTCTTGCGCATCGTCTGCGTCGCCGCTATGCTGGCGCCGCTCGCCGGCTGCAGCCGCAGCAAGGCCCGCCTACGCGCGGACCGCGACGCCTACGAGCTGCTCGATCAGAAGTCGACGGTCGCCGGCGGCGACATAGGGGATTACCGGATCACCGTCGATCCGCGCTCGCGGATGTTCGACGAGGAGTCGCCCGACTGCCCGCCGATGCCGCCCGACGACCCGACCTCGCATCACTACATGATGCAGGTCGACGGCAAGAATGGCGCAAAGTATTGGAAGAAGGCGCCGCGGACGCCTTGGGTCGATCCGCCGAACTGGCGGGCCACGCTGCCGCTCGACGAGCAGGGGCGATTGGTGCTCGACACCACCGCCGCGGTTCGCTTGGGTCTGATCAACGACCCGGATTACCAGAACGAGCTCGAAGAGCTGTATCTCTCGGCGCTCGACGTGTCGTTCGAGCGGTTCCGCTTTGACGCGCAGCTCTTCGGCGGCGCCGCGGTGGACTACGTTGCCCAGGGCCGCGTGGCCTCGGGGACAGGCGAGTCTTCGAGCCAGTTATTCGTCTCACCTAGTAGCCGGACTCTCGGGCCCGCCACGCCCAACCGCTGGCGCGTGCAGCGGCTGACGGCGTTTGGCGGTGAGATGGTCGTCGGCCTCGCCAACACGCTGGTTTGGCAGTTCTCCGGGCCGAACGACTACACGAGCCGCACGTTGCTTGATTTCTCGATCGTCCAGCCGCTGTTGCGGAACGGCGGTCGCATCCGGGTGCTGGAGCGGCTTACGGTCGCCGAACGCGCGCTGCTGGCGAACGTCCGCTCGATGGAGCGGTTCCGGCGTGAGTACTACATGAACGTGGTGACCGGCCGCTTTGCGGGCGGCGGACCGCAGCGGCGCGGTGGTCTGCTCGGCGGCGCCGGTTTGTCGGGCTTCGCGGGTGTGAACTTGCAAGTTGGCAACTTCGGCGGTGGGTTCTTCGGTGGCGGCGGCGGCAACCAGGGCGTCGCTGGTGCCGCGGCGGCGGGCGGCTACCTCGGTCTGTTGCAACAGGCAAAGGTGCTCAGCAATCAACGCGCGAACGTCGCGGCGCTACGCGACAGCACGCTGCAGCTGGTGGCGTCGTACGATGCGGGCCGCATCGACCGCTTCCAGGTCGACTTGGCGCGTCAGGCGCTGTTCAACGCTCAAAGCCAATTGCTGCGCGCCGAGGCCGACTATCAGACATCGCTTGACGCGTTCAAGGTGGAACTGGGCTTGCCGCCGGACCTCGAGTTGGTGGTCGCCGACCCGCTGCTGGAGCCGTTCAACCTGCTGTCGCCCGAAGTCACGGACTTGCAGAACAAGGTCGCGACGGTGCTGCTCGTGGGTAACGAAGCGATCGACGCCGCCAGCGAGAGCGCGACGCCCGAGGCCCTGGTCGATCCCGAAGCCGAACGGCTTGCCGACGACGTGGAGACGCCGATCGCCGGCCCGACGCTGCCACCGCCGCCGCCGACCGAGCCCGAGCTGGTCCCGGCCGAGACGCCCGAGGGCGTCATTGCGAACAATGTCGATCCGCTGGTGGCCGAGGCGGAGGCCCAGTTCGCGATCGTCGAGTCGGACCTCGGCAAGCTGCTCGCCGTGCTTCCCGATCGTCGCGAACACCTCGTGGTGATCGGCGACCGCCCCGAAGTGCGTGACGCGCAGATTGATTTGGCGCTATTCGATCCGGTTGCACTGGACGAGCGTGTCCAGTCGATCGAGGCCGACATCGTCGCTTGGCGGCAGATGCTGGACGAGTTGAAGGCGGACATGGCGGGCGCCACGAGCGACGAGCGGAACACGCTGCTGCGGCGGCTGTCGTCGATGCTGCTGGAGCTGTCGATCCTGCAAGCCCGCACACGGCTCGACGCGTTGGACATCACGCCGACGGAGTTGACGCCCGAGCAAGCGCTGGAAATCGCCCGCGCCAACCGCCGCGACTGGGCGAACGCCCGGGCCGCGCTGGTGGACGCTTGGCGGCTGATCCACTTCAACGCCAACAACCTGCTGTCGGCGGTGGACCTAGTCTTCTCGGGCGATTTGGCGAACGTTGGGGACAACCCGCTGGAGTTCCGCGACACCAACGGACGCCTGCGGGTGGGCGTGGAGTTCGACTCGCCGACGTCGCGGCTCGCCGAGCGCAACGTCTATCGCCAGTCGTTGATCGAGTACCAGCAGGCGCGGCGGAGTTACTACCAGTTCGTGGACCAGATCTATCAGGGGCTGCGTTCGACGTTGCGGCAGATCCGCCTCAACGAGGTGAATTTCGAACTGCGGCGTGAGGCCGTGCTGGTGGCGATCGCGCAGGTGGACCTGACGCAGTTGCGGCTCTCCGAGCCGCCCAAGCCCGGCGCCAGCGAGCAGTTCAATAACACCACCGCGCGGGACCTCGTGCAGGCGCTTGGCGACTTGCTCAACGCCCAGAACGACCTCCTGTCGGTGTGGGTCAACAACCGCGTTCAGCGTTACAACCTGGAGCTCGACCTGGGCGTGATGCTGGTGGACAACGAGGGGCTGCGAGTCGATATCGGCGAGTCGCTCGATGTGTTCGTGCCAACGGGCCGGAGCTGCCCGGGCGGCGGGGACGTTTCGCCGCTGCCGCCGATGGGGCCGTCGCTGCTGCCGCCGGACATCGTCCAGGAGATGCAGCAGGAGTTTGGTGAGCTGGTGAACCCGGCGGCTGGCGGCGCGTCGTCCGGCGGCGGTGAAGCAGCGAACACTCCGGCCGGTGGCGACGCAGAAACGGATGCCGAGATTCCGCAAAACAACCTCACAATGCCCCAGTTATCGCTGGGATTTAGCCACCAGAAAGCTCATAATAGTTAG
- a CDS encoding molybdopterin molybdotransferase MoeA has translation MTLQAIEPAAAIELLASRLAPIGTEELATPDATGRVLAREVRLDRDSPACDVSAMDGFAVSAEELTAGVLPIVGECRIGEAPETLPAGSALRIYTGSPVPDGADAVIRLEHVIESEGSITLIKGKSVRAGEDIRRRGENAAAGSVVLSPGIELTAAAIGAVATVGLTVIPVHRRLRVTVITTGNELAQFGEGELKPWRLRDSNGPALAAMLGAAPWIESVRRMHANDSLDSLKMAISLGLGGSEAVVLTGGVSKGAYDFVPDAVRAEGGDVLFHRLRARPGQPTLGAIAGGKPIIGLPGNPLAVLTAGRRVLAPLLKRLAGLATFDPPASHVTLNAWSGKPLPLTWWRPVTLTAPGVARLAALQGSGDVCGPAMSDGFIEVPPERADAGPYSYYSWRI, from the coding sequence ATGACCCTCCAAGCCATCGAGCCTGCCGCCGCGATCGAGCTCCTGGCGAGCCGTCTCGCGCCGATCGGCACGGAGGAACTCGCCACGCCCGACGCCACCGGTCGTGTGCTCGCCCGCGAAGTGCGTCTCGACCGCGACAGCCCGGCCTGCGACGTCAGCGCGATGGACGGCTTCGCCGTCAGCGCCGAGGAGCTGACTGCGGGCGTGCTACCGATCGTCGGCGAGTGCCGCATCGGCGAGGCGCCCGAGACGTTGCCCGCTGGCAGCGCGCTCCGCATCTACACCGGCAGTCCCGTTCCTGACGGGGCCGACGCCGTGATTCGCTTAGAGCACGTCATCGAGTCAGAGGGCTCCATCACGCTGATCAAAGGCAAGTCGGTCCGCGCAGGCGAAGACATCCGCCGCCGTGGCGAGAATGCCGCGGCAGGCTCGGTTGTACTATCGCCAGGCATTGAATTGACGGCCGCAGCGATCGGCGCTGTCGCAACGGTCGGGCTCACCGTGATCCCCGTTCATCGACGCCTGCGAGTCACCGTCATCACCACCGGCAACGAGCTGGCTCAGTTTGGCGAAGGCGAACTCAAGCCCTGGCGCCTCCGCGACTCCAACGGTCCGGCGCTCGCCGCGATGCTCGGCGCGGCGCCGTGGATCGAGTCCGTGCGGCGGATGCATGCGAACGATTCGCTCGACTCACTGAAAATGGCAATTAGCCTGGGTCTCGGCGGTTCTGAAGCGGTGGTGCTCACCGGCGGAGTGTCGAAGGGCGCCTACGACTTCGTCCCCGACGCCGTCCGCGCCGAAGGGGGCGACGTGCTCTTCCATCGCCTCCGCGCGCGCCCAGGACAGCCGACGCTCGGCGCGATCGCCGGCGGCAAACCGATCATCGGGCTGCCGGGCAATCCGCTAGCAGTGCTCACCGCCGGACGCCGGGTGTTGGCGCCTCTCCTAAAGCGCCTCGCCGGTTTGGCGACGTTCGATCCGCCCGCGTCGCACGTTACGCTAAACGCCTGGAGCGGTAAGCCGCTACCGCTCACCTGGTGGCGACCCGTGACGCTCACGGCGCCGGGCGTTGCGAGGCTCGCAGCGCTACAAGGCTCCGGCGACGTGTGCGGCCCCGCGATGAGTGACGGCTTCATCGAGGTCCCACCCGAACGCGCCGACGCCGGCCCCTATTCGTACTACTCCTGGCGGATCTAA
- the moaCB gene encoding bifunctional molybdenum cofactor biosynthesis protein MoaC/MoaB, with protein MASTEDPAAKLSHLDADGRARMVDVGGKPVTDRRAVAEGRVRVGAGVAAAIRSNSLKKGDLLQVARLGGIQAAKRTSDLVLLCHPLPLSHIDIDARLDDDDVLLTASVRTAGQTGVEMEALAAVAGAALNVVDMGKSLNPAIEIVSLRVVEKTGGKSDPTTCRAAGFRVAILTISDSRTAGAAEDTATPLLVEAVQKFFSSEVIATQLVADDRKAIADQLRDWATGDGAPTLILTTGGTGVGPRDVTPEATLDVVERTHPSLLELARARCLPGKPHAYLSRGVAGVLGKTLIVNLPGSPKGAVDTLRLIADVLPHTLETLRGEEQSHP; from the coding sequence ATGGCCTCGACCGAAGACCCCGCCGCCAAGCTCTCGCACCTCGACGCCGACGGCCGTGCACGGATGGTGGACGTTGGAGGCAAGCCAGTAACCGACCGTCGTGCGGTCGCCGAAGGCCGCGTCCGCGTTGGCGCCGGAGTCGCCGCCGCGATCCGCAGCAATTCGCTCAAGAAAGGCGACCTGCTGCAAGTCGCCCGACTCGGCGGCATCCAAGCGGCGAAGCGGACTTCTGACCTCGTGCTCCTCTGCCATCCGCTGCCGCTGTCGCACATCGACATCGACGCACGGCTCGATGACGATGACGTCCTGCTCACCGCGTCGGTCCGCACCGCGGGTCAGACAGGCGTTGAGATGGAAGCCCTCGCCGCCGTCGCCGGCGCTGCGCTCAACGTCGTGGACATGGGCAAATCGCTCAACCCGGCGATTGAAATCGTCTCGCTCCGCGTCGTCGAGAAGACCGGCGGCAAGAGCGACCCAACCACATGCAGGGCGGCTGGCTTCCGCGTTGCAATCCTCACCATCAGCGACAGCCGTACCGCCGGCGCCGCCGAAGACACCGCCACGCCGCTGCTCGTCGAAGCGGTACAGAAATTCTTCAGCAGCGAGGTCATCGCTACCCAACTCGTCGCCGACGACCGTAAAGCAATCGCCGACCAGCTACGAGATTGGGCGACCGGCGACGGCGCGCCAACGCTCATCCTCACCACCGGAGGCACCGGCGTCGGTCCGCGCGACGTAACGCCTGAGGCGACGCTCGATGTCGTCGAGCGCACGCACCCGAGCCTCCTAGAGCTCGCCCGCGCGCGCTGCCTGCCGGGCAAGCCGCACGCCTACCTTTCGCGCGGCGTCGCCGGCGTACTTGGCAAGACGCTGATCGTCAATCTACCGGGTTCACCTAAGGGCGCCGTCGATACGCTACGGCTGATCGCCGACGTTTTGCCACACACGTTAGAGACATTGCGTGGTGAGGAGCAGAGTCACCCGTAG
- a CDS encoding polysaccharide biosynthesis protein, with protein MTALLRRLTLLLVLTAISAVTFVVAYSLRFGGPIPESHVAGMSVAALCAVGVKLFSFCWHRLDQNVNRYIGFYDLLTIAKATTWSTVGMTFVDAFLLPEVSIPRGVLLIDWGTTFLALGLLRSAPRAFRDLRASFGAEAVRRVLIVGANDEGETLLRTLRLGRKQSLRAIGFVDPDARQIGQRIGGVPVVGVPDDLERLVATFAAQEVLITGSLPGHVVRSLMGRAQSVGVPVRVLPTYEQLLRGSVSVGPRDVSIEDLLRRDPVRLDDGAISEWITGQTVLVTGSAGSIGSEICRQLLKHKPKKLVALDRSETGQFFLERELETLAPGVVDAVLADTNDRDRLDAVFAEHRPRIVFHAAAYKHVPLMEKHPGEAIKNIALATRNVADAAEAAGAESFVMVSTDKAVNPTSVMGACKQLAERYVQAKSVGSACRFVTVRFGNVLDSAGSVIPIFRQQIAQGGPITVTHPDINRYFMMIPEAAQLVIQAGTMGQGGEIFVLDMGEPVRILDLAKDMIRLSGLREGEDISVEITGLRPGEKLYEELYNDSEQHKPTSHEKIMTADCDTQPLVRVLNEISQLEDVVDGSPTEILGLLETIVPRTESEAPKLRVAA; from the coding sequence ATGACCGCACTCTTACGTCGATTAACTCTTTTGCTTGTGCTGACGGCGATCTCCGCGGTCACATTCGTCGTCGCCTACTCACTTCGTTTCGGGGGGCCGATCCCCGAGTCGCATGTGGCTGGCATGTCCGTGGCCGCTCTCTGCGCCGTCGGCGTCAAGTTATTCTCATTTTGCTGGCATCGTCTCGACCAGAACGTGAATCGCTACATCGGCTTCTACGACCTGCTCACGATCGCCAAGGCGACGACTTGGAGCACGGTTGGGATGACGTTTGTCGACGCCTTCTTGCTGCCGGAAGTATCGATTCCTCGTGGCGTGTTGCTGATCGATTGGGGGACGACGTTCCTCGCTTTGGGTCTACTGCGGTCGGCGCCGCGGGCGTTTCGCGACCTACGGGCGAGTTTTGGCGCCGAGGCCGTACGGCGGGTCCTTATCGTCGGCGCCAATGACGAGGGCGAGACGTTGCTGCGGACGCTTCGGCTGGGTCGTAAGCAGTCACTCCGTGCGATCGGCTTTGTTGATCCTGATGCGCGACAGATTGGTCAGCGGATCGGCGGCGTGCCAGTTGTCGGTGTACCCGACGACCTAGAACGCTTGGTGGCCACGTTTGCAGCCCAAGAGGTGCTCATCACCGGTTCGCTGCCTGGGCATGTGGTCCGATCGTTGATGGGACGAGCGCAGAGCGTCGGCGTGCCGGTGCGCGTGCTGCCGACTTATGAACAGCTGTTGCGCGGCAGCGTCTCGGTCGGTCCACGCGACGTCTCGATCGAGGACCTGCTTCGTCGCGACCCGGTACGGCTCGACGACGGCGCGATTTCAGAATGGATCACGGGACAGACGGTGCTTGTCACGGGCAGCGCCGGGTCGATTGGTTCGGAAATCTGCCGGCAGTTGCTCAAGCACAAACCAAAGAAGCTCGTTGCGCTCGACCGTTCGGAGACCGGGCAGTTTTTTCTGGAACGCGAGCTTGAGACATTGGCGCCGGGCGTTGTCGACGCTGTGCTGGCGGACACAAACGATCGTGACCGGCTCGACGCGGTGTTCGCCGAGCATCGGCCAAGGATCGTTTTCCATGCGGCGGCTTACAAGCATGTGCCACTGATGGAGAAGCACCCGGGCGAGGCAATTAAGAACATCGCATTGGCGACGCGCAACGTCGCCGACGCCGCCGAGGCCGCCGGCGCCGAGAGCTTCGTGATGGTGAGCACCGATAAAGCGGTGAACCCCACCAGCGTGATGGGCGCTTGCAAGCAGCTGGCGGAGCGCTACGTGCAGGCCAAGAGCGTCGGCTCGGCGTGCCGGTTTGTGACCGTGCGGTTCGGCAACGTGCTCGACTCGGCGGGGAGCGTGATCCCGATCTTCCGCCAGCAGATCGCTCAAGGCGGGCCGATCACCGTGACGCACCCGGACATCAACCGCTACTTCATGATGATCCCGGAGGCCGCGCAGCTGGTCATCCAAGCGGGGACGATGGGGCAGGGGGGCGAGATCTTCGTGCTCGACATGGGCGAGCCGGTGCGGATCCTCGACCTCGCGAAGGACATGATCCGCTTGTCGGGCCTGCGCGAAGGCGAAGACATCTCGGTCGAGATCACCGGCCTGCGTCCAGGCGAGAAGCTTTACGAAGAGCTCTACAACGACAGCGAGCAGCACAAGCCAACGTCGCACGAGAAGATCATGACGGCGGACTGCGACACGCAGCCGCTGGTGCGTGTGCTCAACGAGATATCGCAGTTGGAAGACGTCGTGGATGGATCGCCAACCGAGATACTCGGATTGCTAGAGACGATCGTGCCGCGGACGGAGAGCGAGGCGCCGAAGCTGCGCGTCGCGGCGTGA